The Collimonas sp. PA-H2 genome contains a region encoding:
- a CDS encoding MacB family efflux pump subunit, with amino-acid sequence MESALLELSGLYRRFPSGEETVTVLNNINLKIAAGEMVALVGPSGSGKSTLMNILGCLDRPSSGSYHVAGQATGEMQPDALAQLRREHFGFIFQRYHLLPDLDAASNVEIPAIYAGKPAAARKQRAHELLARLGLANRTHHRPSQLSGGQQQRVSIARSLMNGGQVILADEPTGALDSHSGQEVIKILQELHAEGHTVIIVTHDMHVAGYAQRIIEISDGAIIADRPSKSGGSIPAPAAAANASRPQIGLQQESSWRATGASLVEACRMALLAMRSHRLRSFLTMLGIIIGIASVVSVVALGEGSRRQILKDISFLGTNNITIYPGKDWGDEKASALRTLVSADADVLAQQPYADSATPGVTTAATVRYRNISVSASLQGVGDQHFRVYGIQMAEGRTFTPDSIRHQLQEVVIDHNTRQKLFGSGGDPIGQVLMLGNIPSRVIGVAKKERNSFGGGGSSLTLWVPYTTAQKRIIGQSSLQSIAVRINDAASPAAAEQSIVKLLTQRHGSKDFYILNSDSIRKTIESTTRTMTLLVSMIALISLAVGGIGVMNIMLVSVTERIQEIGVRMAVGARQGDIMRQFLIEAVLVCLLGGVLGIGLALGIGVLFASFGGSFQMHYSLTSIVVACTCSTLIGIIFGFLPARNAARLDPVEALARE; translated from the coding sequence ATGGAATCAGCCCTGCTAGAACTGAGCGGACTGTACCGGCGCTTTCCATCCGGCGAAGAAACCGTCACCGTCCTTAACAATATCAACCTGAAGATCGCCGCCGGTGAAATGGTGGCGCTGGTCGGCCCTTCCGGCTCGGGCAAGTCGACGCTGATGAATATCCTCGGCTGTCTCGATCGGCCCAGCAGCGGCAGCTATCATGTCGCCGGCCAGGCTACCGGCGAGATGCAGCCGGATGCGCTGGCGCAGCTGCGGCGCGAGCATTTCGGCTTCATTTTCCAGCGCTATCATCTGCTGCCGGATCTGGACGCCGCCAGCAATGTCGAAATCCCGGCGATCTATGCCGGCAAGCCGGCGGCGGCGCGCAAGCAGCGCGCCCATGAATTGCTGGCGCGCCTGGGCCTGGCTAACCGTACCCACCACCGCCCCAGCCAGCTGTCCGGCGGCCAGCAGCAACGCGTCAGCATCGCCCGCTCGCTGATGAACGGCGGCCAGGTGATACTGGCCGACGAACCGACCGGCGCCCTCGACAGCCACAGCGGCCAGGAAGTCATCAAGATCCTGCAGGAACTGCATGCCGAAGGCCATACCGTGATCATCGTCACGCACGACATGCACGTGGCCGGGTATGCGCAACGCATCATCGAGATCAGCGATGGCGCAATCATCGCCGACCGTCCTAGCAAGAGCGGCGGCAGCATCCCGGCGCCGGCTGCCGCAGCAAACGCAAGCCGGCCGCAGATCGGCCTGCAGCAAGAGTCGTCCTGGCGCGCCACCGGCGCCAGCCTGGTCGAAGCCTGCCGCATGGCTTTGCTGGCCATGCGTTCGCACCGGCTGCGCAGTTTCCTCACCATGCTGGGGATTATCATCGGCATCGCCTCGGTGGTGTCGGTGGTGGCGCTGGGCGAAGGTTCGCGCCGCCAGATCCTGAAAGACATCAGCTTCCTCGGCACCAACAACATCACGATCTATCCCGGCAAGGACTGGGGCGACGAAAAGGCGTCCGCGCTGCGCACCCTGGTGTCGGCCGATGCCGATGTGCTGGCGCAGCAGCCGTATGCCGACAGCGCCACGCCCGGCGTCACCACGGCGGCCACGGTGCGCTACCGGAACATCTCGGTGAGCGCCTCGCTGCAAGGCGTCGGCGACCAGCATTTCCGCGTGTACGGGATACAGATGGCGGAAGGCAGGACCTTCACGCCGGACAGCATCCGCCATCAGTTGCAGGAAGTGGTGATCGATCACAATACGCGCCAGAAGCTGTTCGGCAGCGGCGGCGATCCTATCGGCCAGGTACTGATGCTGGGGAACATACCCAGCCGCGTCATCGGCGTCGCCAAGAAGGAAAGAAATTCCTTCGGCGGTGGCGGCAGCAGCCTGACCTTGTGGGTGCCCTATACCACCGCACAGAAGCGCATCATCGGCCAGTCTTCCCTGCAGTCGATCGCGGTGCGCATCAACGATGCCGCCTCTCCTGCCGCCGCCGAGCAAAGCATCGTCAAACTGCTCACCCAGCGCCATGGCAGCAAGGATTTCTACATCCTGAACAGCGACAGCATCCGCAAGACGATCGAATCGACCACCCGCACCATGACCCTGCTGGTGTCGATGATCGCCCTGATCTCGCTGGCGGTAGGCGGCATCGGCGTGATGAACATCATGCTGGTCTCGGTCACCGAACGGATCCAGGAAATCGGCGTGCGCATGGCGGTCGGCGCGCGGCAGGGCGACATCATGCGGCAGTTCCTGATCGAAGCGGTGCTGGTCTGCCTGCTGGGCGGTGTGCTCGGCATCGGCTTGGCGCTCGGCATCGGCGTGCTGTTCGCCAGCTTCGGCGGCAGTTTCCAGATGCACTATTCGCTCACTTCCATCGTGGTTGCCTGTACCTGTTCCACCCTGATCGGCATCATCTTCGGATTTCTACCCGCCCGCAACGCGGCCCGCCTGGATCCGGTCGAGGCCCTCGCACGAGAATGA